From Psychrobacillus sp. FSL K6-2836, a single genomic window includes:
- a CDS encoding ABC transporter substrate-binding protein, with amino-acid sequence MRKSSKFAFLALLLLSLFALVACTNSDSSSSETGGNEAETEKEVVTNEEGKTVISFWHAMSGAGQVSLDAIVADFNTSQDKYEVQAEFQGSYEESLTKLRSVGGTKDAPAITQVFEVGTKYMIDSGFVEPIQKFIDEDNYDISQLEENILNYYTVDDQLYSMPFNSSTPVMLYNKDAFKAAGLDPEKAPETFSEVIDTAAKLKTDEMKGFSMLTYGWFFEELVATQGGLYVNEENGRAADATEATFNGPEGLNVFNLLDTMNKAGTFGNFGTNWDDIRAAFQTGKVAMYMDSSAGVKGIIDNAPFEVGAAYIPYADEVKRNGVVIGGASLWMSKGIAEAEQEAAWEFMKYLTTPEVQAKWHLETGYFAINPSAYEEQIVKDAWEVTPQLKVTVDQLQSTEPSTATQGALISVFPESRQQIVTALENLYQGMDPQEALDAAAEGTNRAIEIANKTK; translated from the coding sequence ATGAGGAAATCATCGAAATTTGCATTTTTAGCTTTATTATTACTTAGTCTTTTTGCTTTAGTAGCGTGTACAAACAGTGATAGTAGTTCGTCTGAAACGGGCGGTAACGAGGCAGAAACAGAAAAAGAAGTAGTTACCAATGAAGAAGGCAAGACAGTTATTTCTTTTTGGCATGCAATGTCTGGGGCAGGTCAGGTTTCCTTAGATGCTATTGTTGCAGACTTTAATACATCTCAAGATAAATATGAAGTGCAGGCAGAATTCCAAGGATCATATGAGGAATCATTAACGAAGCTTCGTAGTGTTGGAGGTACAAAAGATGCTCCAGCCATAACGCAGGTATTTGAGGTTGGAACAAAGTATATGATTGATAGCGGCTTTGTGGAGCCCATTCAAAAATTTATAGATGAAGATAATTATGACATTTCACAGCTTGAAGAAAATATTTTAAATTACTACACAGTCGATGATCAGTTATATTCTATGCCGTTTAACTCATCTACACCGGTAATGCTTTATAACAAGGATGCATTTAAAGCAGCTGGACTTGATCCAGAGAAGGCTCCAGAAACATTTTCAGAGGTTATTGATACTGCTGCAAAATTGAAAACAGATGAAATGAAAGGTTTCTCCATGCTAACATATGGATGGTTTTTTGAGGAGTTAGTTGCGACGCAAGGGGGATTATATGTAAATGAGGAAAATGGACGTGCGGCAGATGCAACAGAAGCGACCTTTAATGGACCAGAAGGACTAAACGTATTTAACCTGTTAGATACGATGAACAAAGCAGGGACTTTCGGAAACTTCGGAACGAACTGGGATGATATCCGCGCAGCATTCCAAACTGGAAAAGTTGCGATGTACATGGACTCGTCTGCAGGTGTAAAAGGAATTATTGATAACGCTCCTTTTGAAGTCGGAGCAGCTTATATTCCGTATGCGGATGAAGTAAAACGTAACGGGGTTGTTATTGGTGGAGCATCTCTATGGATGTCTAAAGGAATTGCGGAAGCAGAGCAAGAGGCTGCTTGGGAATTTATGAAATACTTAACTACCCCAGAGGTTCAGGCAAAATGGCATTTAGAGACAGGCTATTTTGCGATCAACCCATCTGCATATGAAGAACAAATCGTAAAAGATGCATGGGAAGTTACACCGCAGTTAAAGGTAACTGTAGATCAACTACAAAGCACGGAACCCTCTACGGCAACACAGGGTGCATTAATATCGGTATTCCCTGAATCACGTCAACAAATTGTAACAGCATTAGAAAATCTATATCAAGGAATGGATCCCCAAGAAGCACTAGATGCAGCAGCAGAAGGAACCAATCGTGCGATAGAAATTGCCAATAAAACAAAATAG
- a CDS encoding metallophosphoesterase, whose product MIEVRRLQLDKTKRVVVISDIHANLKLFKNLLHKVEYTEEDYLFINGDLCEKGPNSLEVMEFVRGLCEQSDKVFVTKGNCDVVHRYVFNGSGGIIPYMNRQKNSVLNEMLAKNRKTLEDFMNLEELAHYYHQYFKDEIEWIESLPVAYETEDFIVIHAGIEKKGNWRETTEEVALYTQEFYNQEHQEEKIVIVGHWPVVNYRETQISSHNPLIDLDKRVIALDGGNQIKKDGQLNALIIQKGKYTYTYVDELTNEMTVQKEYNDSMNRVGTVTYPNYDLQVIRQEEYFALCENTNLGIEQWIKNEYLLSDNESTRAKTDLSTTFLSVKQGEKVSVIDQECEGYVLVKRENGEVGWILKDFIDI is encoded by the coding sequence ATGATAGAAGTAAGAAGACTACAATTAGACAAAACAAAACGTGTGGTAGTCATTTCAGATATACACGCAAATCTAAAGCTATTCAAAAATCTATTACATAAAGTAGAGTACACGGAGGAAGACTATCTATTCATCAATGGAGATCTTTGCGAAAAAGGTCCAAATAGTTTAGAAGTCATGGAATTTGTAAGAGGTCTATGCGAACAATCTGACAAGGTCTTTGTAACAAAAGGAAACTGTGATGTAGTCCATCGTTATGTTTTTAATGGGAGTGGGGGAATCATCCCATACATGAATAGACAAAAGAATTCTGTTTTAAACGAAATGTTAGCCAAAAATCGTAAAACATTAGAAGATTTCATGAATTTAGAAGAACTTGCCCATTACTATCACCAATACTTTAAAGATGAAATAGAATGGATAGAATCATTACCAGTTGCTTATGAAACCGAAGATTTTATAGTCATTCACGCAGGTATTGAGAAAAAGGGAAATTGGAGAGAAACAACAGAAGAAGTAGCTTTATATACACAAGAATTTTATAACCAAGAGCACCAAGAGGAGAAAATAGTCATCGTAGGTCATTGGCCAGTTGTTAATTATCGAGAAACGCAAATTAGTTCACATAATCCGCTCATTGATTTGGATAAAAGGGTCATCGCATTAGATGGTGGAAATCAGATTAAGAAAGACGGCCAACTAAATGCGCTCATTATCCAAAAGGGTAAGTATACATATACATATGTTGATGAGTTAACAAACGAAATGACTGTGCAAAAAGAATATAACGATTCGATGAATAGAGTAGGGACCGTTACATATCCAAATTATGACCTGCAAGTAATACGTCAAGAAGAATACTTTGCTCTGTGTGAAAATACGAATCTCGGTATAGAACAATGGATTAAAAATGAATATCTACTATCTGATAATGAATCGACTCGTGCCAAGACTGACCTAAGTACAACTTTTTTATCTGTCAAACAAGGTGAAAAAGTGTCGGTAATTGATCAGGAATGTGAAGGATATGTCTTAGTAAAAAGAGAGAACGGGGAAGTGGGTTGGATACTGAAAGACTTCATAGATATTTGA
- the trhO gene encoding oxygen-dependent tRNA uridine(34) hydroxylase TrhO: METNAYRVLLYYKYVPIEDPVTFSQEHLAACKEIGLKGRILVSDEGINGTCSGTIEQTDAYMNMMKADERFADMVYKIDETEGHAFKKMHVRPKKEIVHLGLADDINPNELTGQYLSPKEFFEQMQAEDTVVIDARNDYEFDLGHFRGAIRPEIRNFRDLPDWMLENKEMFEGKKVLTYCTGGIRCEKFSGWLVREGFEGVGQLHGGIATYAKDPEVRGQLWDGQMYVFDERIAVPINQVEHVVVGKDHFTGEPCERYVNCANPDCNDKILCSEENEHKYLRSCSDECREHPRNRYIVEHNLSEEEVEARLAAIK, encoded by the coding sequence ATGGAAACAAATGCATACAGAGTATTACTTTACTATAAATATGTCCCGATTGAAGATCCAGTAACATTTTCGCAAGAACATCTTGCAGCATGTAAGGAAATTGGGTTAAAAGGGCGTATTTTAGTATCAGACGAAGGAATAAACGGAACTTGCTCAGGAACGATTGAACAAACTGACGCATACATGAACATGATGAAGGCAGACGAACGTTTTGCTGACATGGTGTATAAAATAGATGAAACAGAAGGACATGCCTTCAAAAAAATGCATGTTCGTCCTAAGAAAGAGATTGTACATTTAGGATTAGCAGATGATATTAATCCAAATGAACTAACAGGACAATACCTCTCTCCAAAAGAGTTCTTTGAACAAATGCAAGCAGAAGATACGGTTGTTATTGATGCTCGTAATGATTATGAATTCGACCTAGGTCACTTCCGCGGTGCCATTCGCCCAGAAATTCGAAACTTCCGGGATCTACCGGACTGGATGCTAGAGAACAAAGAAATGTTCGAAGGCAAAAAAGTGCTTACGTATTGTACTGGTGGAATACGCTGTGAAAAATTCTCGGGTTGGTTAGTAAGAGAAGGTTTTGAAGGTGTTGGTCAACTACACGGGGGGATCGCAACTTACGCCAAAGATCCAGAAGTCCGTGGACAGCTTTGGGATGGGCAAATGTACGTATTTGATGAGCGCATCGCTGTACCGATTAACCAAGTAGAGCATGTCGTTGTAGGTAAAGACCATTTCACAGGAGAGCCATGCGAGCGTTATGTAAACTGTGCAAACCCTGATTGTAATGATAAAATTCTTTGCTCAGAAGAAAACGAACACAAGTATCTACGTAGTTGCTCGGACGAATGCCGTGAGCATCCACGCAACCGTTACATCG